In the Populus trichocarpa isolate Nisqually-1 chromosome 1, P.trichocarpa_v4.1, whole genome shotgun sequence genome, one interval contains:
- the LOC7480098 gene encoding chaperone protein dnaJ GFA2, mitochondrial, which yields MVRSHSARLVGWLARPSLSLNLLQESANSVHKSVLNGSYRRLSTTTGVCNPVRFIGNYSPKNVNQTNWLQLGALNAKFGATRSIHGSVHMSREYYDVLGVGKNASASDIKKAYYGLAKKLHPDTNKDDPEAEKKFQEVSKAYEVLKDDQKREQYDQLGHDAFENQDNYQPGGPGFESPFGDFRMEDIFSNVFRQNVAGQDVKVSVELSFMEAVQGCTKTITFQTDVPCETCGGEGVPPGVKPQMCKRCKGRGMISMQKGFFSFQQTCDQCGGTGQTFSSFCRSCHGHTVVRGSKTISLNIPTGVDDNETMKIHKSGGADPEKNQPGDLYVTIKVREDPVFRREGSNIHVDAVLGITQAILGGTIQVPTLTGDVVLKVRPGTQPGQKVVLKNKGIKGRGSYSFGDEFVHFNVSIPSNLTPRQRELIEEFAKEEHGEYEKRVVGASG from the exons ATGGTTCGGTCTCATAGCGCCAGGCTTGTTGGTTGGCTCGCTCGCCCTTCTCTCTCCCTTAACCTCCTCCAAGAATCTGCTAATTCC GTACACAAGAGTGTATTGAATGGGAGTTATAGAAGATTAAGTACTACCACTGGGGTTTGTAATCCTGTTAGGTTTATTGGCAATTACTCTCCTAAAAATG TTAACCAAACAAATTGGTTGCAATTGGGAGCTTTAAATGCGAAATTTGGTGCTACGAGGTCGATTCATGGCTCTG TTCATATGTCGAGAGAATATTATGATGTACTTGGTGTTGGCAAGAATGCTAGTGCATCTGATATAAAGAAAGCTTATTATGGG CTGGCAAAGAAGCTCCATCCTGATACAAACAAAGACGATCCTGAAGCCGAAAAGAAGTTTCAAGAAGTTTCAAAGGCCTATGAG GTTTTGAAAGATGACCAAAAGCGGGAACAATATGATCAg CTAGGCCATGACgcatttgaaaaccaagataaCTATCAGCCTGGTGGACCAGGATTTGAGAGTCCATTTGGGGACTTCAGAATGGAAGAT ATATTCAGCAATGTATTTAGACAGAATGTCGCTGGCCAAGATGTCAAG GTTTCTGTTGAACTTTCCTTCATGGAAGCTGTTCAGGGATGCACCAAAACTATCACATTTCAGACCGATGTGCCTTGTGAAACTTGTG GTGGAGAAGGTGTTCCTCCTGGAGTGAAACCTCAAATGTGTAAACGCTGTAAAGGCAGAGGGATG ATATCTATGCAAAAAGGGTTTTTCAGTTTTCAGCAGACATGTGATCAATGTGGTGGAACTGGGCAAACTTTTTCG AGCTTTTGCAGGTCTTGCCATGGACACACAGTAGTGAGAGGATCAAAGACAATTTCGTTGAACATTCCAACGG GAGTGGATGACAATGAGACTATGAAGATCCATAAAAGTGGTGGAGCAGACCCAGAGAAAAATCAACCTGGTGATCTCTATGTGACAATCAAG GTCCGGGAAGACCCTGTTTTCCGCAGAGAAGGCTCTAACATTCATGTTGATGCTGTTTTGGGCATTACTCAG GCAATTTTGGGGGGAACCATCCAGGTTCCAACTCTCACAGGAGATGTTGTACTTAAG GTCCGCCCTGGCACCCAACCTGGTCAGAAGGTGGTTCTGAAGAATAAAG GGATAAAAGGACGGGGCTCGTATTCATTTGGTGATGAGTTTGTGCATTTCAATGTCAGCATTCCATC AAATTTGACCCCAAGACAGCGTGAATTGATTGAGGAGTTTGCCAAAGAAGAACATGGTGAATACGAAAAACGTGTTGTTGGAGCATCTGGGTGA
- the LOC7463868 gene encoding clustered mitochondria protein, translated as MAGKSNKGRNRRGSNNTTNSLEPVASSNAPVKDDITASEAVVATLNEVSAGSESTNGSSEIKESETANSASEAKQGDLHLYPVSVKSQSGEKLELQLNPGDSVMDVRQFLLDAPETCFYTCYDLLLHTKDGSTHQLEDYNEISEVADITSGGCSLEMVTAPYDDRSIRAHVHHTRELLSLSTLHASLSTSLALEYETAQNKAPGSDTGKTEVPELDGMGFMEDVAGSVGKLLSFPTKEIKCVDSIVFSSFNPPPSHRRLVGDLIYLDAVTLEGNRYCVTGTIKMFYVNSSTGNVLDPRPSKATSEATTLVGLLQKISPTFKRAFREILERKGSAHPFENVQSLLPPNSWLGLYPVPDHRPDAARAEDALTLSYGSELIGMQRDWNEELQSCREFPHSTPQERILRDRALYKVTSDFVDAAIKGAIGVIGRCIPPINPTDPECFHMYVHNNIFFSFAVDSDLEQLSKKCNSDASSKTENTSSSIKSSEKATTNGVKCDGSTAEVMELPLESSEPQLAESEQATYASANNDLKGTKSYQEADVPGLYNLAMAIIDYRGHRVVAQSVLPGILQGDKSDSLLYGSVDNGKKICWNEDFHSKVVEAAKRLHLKEHTVLDGSGNAFKLAAPVECKGIVGSDDRHYLLDLMRVTPRDANYTRPGSRFCILRPELITAFCQAEAVARSKSRPKSEGGVQVAADSTEVAGADKQVKSEEAAVPINNQEIAKEGKADTVEESAPPPAGSSESLEEILFNPNVFTEFKLSGNPEEIAVDEENVKKVSSYLANTVLPKFVQDLCTLEVSPMDGQTLTEALHAHGINVRYMGKVAEGTKHLPHLWDLCSNEIIVRSAKHLLKDLLRDTDDNHLGPAISHFYNCFFGSCQAVGLKVSTNNSPSRATKKEQASNHSSRKSSRGQTRWKGASARKNQSSYMNVSSETLWSDLQELAKLKYEFELPEDARLQVKKVSVIRNLCQKVGITIAARKYDLHTAMPFQMSDILNLQPVVKHSVPLCSEAKDLVETGKVQLAEGMLSEAYTLFSEAFSILQQVTGPMHREVANCCRYLAMVLYHAGDMAGAIIQQHKELIINERCLGLDHPDTAHSYGNMALFYHGLNQTELALRHMSRALLLLSLSSGPDHPDVAATFINVAMMYQDIGKMNTALRYLQEALKKNERLLGEEHIQTAVCYHALAIAFNCMGAFKLSHQHEKKTYDILVKQLGEEDSRTRDSQNWMSTFKARELQMNAQKQKGQTLNATSSQKAIDILKANPDLLHAFQAAAAAGGSGSGSSSSSINKSLNAAIVGEALPRGRGVDERAARAAAEARKKAAARGLLIRPHGVPVQALPPFTQLLNIINSGATPDSINNDEAGGVNNEANGQSSNDPVDKQKDQTSGKDQAPIGLGKGLKSLDAKKEKAKAKVAA; from the exons ATGGCTGGGAAATCTAATAAAGGGAGGAATCGGAGAGGGTCCAATAACACAACAAATTCTTTGGAGCCAGTGGCATCATCGAATGCTCCTGTGAAGGATGACATAACTGCTTCAGAAGCTGTTGTAGCTACTCTTAATGAAGTATCAGCTGGGAGTGAATCAACTAATGGCTCCTCAGAGATAAAGGAATCTGAAACAGCAAATTCTGCTAGTGAAGCAAAGCAAG GTGATCTTCATCTTTACCCTGTCTCTGTCAAATCTCAAAGTGGCGAGAAGCTTGAGCTACAA TTGAACCCTGGAGATTCTGTCATGGATGTAAGACAATTCCTTCTTGATGCTCCTGAGACCTGTTTCTATACATGCTATGACTTGTTGCTGCACACGAAGGATGGTTCCACTCATCAACTAGAAGATTATAATGAAATATCTGAAGTAGCTGACATTACTTCTGGTGGTTGCTCCTTGGAGATGGTCACCG CACCATATGATGATAGATCGATCAGGGCACATGTTCACCACACAAGGGAATTACTTTCACTTTCTACACTTCATGCTTCATTATCAACATCCCTTGCTTTAGAGTATGAAACAGCACAAAACAAAGCTCCGGGTTCAG ATACTGGAAAAACAGAGGTCCCTGAGCTTGATGGGATGGGATTCATGGAGGATGTTGCCGGCTCGGTTGGTAAATTGTTATCATTCCCAACAAAAGAAATCAAGTGTGTGGACAGTATTGtgttttcatccttcaatcccCCTCCAAGCCATAGAAG GCTTGTTGGGGATTTGATTTATCTGGATGCAGTAACATTGGAGGGTAACAGATATTGTGTTACTGGAACCATAAAGATGTTCTATGTCAATTCAAGCACAGGGAATGTCCTTGACCCAAGGCCCAGCAAAGCTACTTCTGAAGCAACAACCCTTGTTGGACTCCTGCAGAAAATCAGTCCTACGTTCAAAAGAG CTTTTCGTGAAATTTTGGAGCGTAAGGGCTCTGCACACCCTTTTGAAAATGTACAATCTCTCCTGCCACCGAATTCATGGCTAGGATTATATCCAGTTCCTG ATCACAGACCTGATGCAGCCAGAGCGGAGGATGCACTAACTCTTTCGTATGGTAGTGAGCTGATTGGCATGCAAAGAGATTGGAATGAGGAGTTGCAATCCTGTCGAGAGTTTCCCCACTCAACTCCTCAGGAAAG GATCTTGCGTGATAGAGCTCTCTACAAAGTGACTTCTGACTTTGTTGATGCAGCAATTAAAGGAGCTATTGGAGTCATCGGCAGATGTATTCCTCCCATAAATCCAACAGATCCAGAGTGCTTTCATAT GTATGTTCACAACAATATATTCTTCAGTTTTGCTGTGGATTCAGACCTTGAACAGCTCTCCAAGAAATGTAATTCAGATGCTAGTTCAAAGACTGAGAACACTAGttcttcaattaaatcatcTGAAAAGGCCACTACTAATGGGGTGAAATGTGATGGATCAACCGCAGAAGTGATGGAATTGCCTCTCGAATCTTCTGAGCCACAGTTGGCTGAGAGTGAACAAGCTACATATGCTTCGGCAAATAATGATCTGAAAGGCACCAAATCCTACCAGGAAGCTGATGTCCCTGGTTTATATAATCTTGCCATGGCCATAATTGATTACAGGGGTCATAGAGTGGTAGCTCAG agTGTCTTACCTGGCATTCTTCAAGGGGATAAATCAGACTCTCTGCTGTATGGTTCTGTTGATAATGGCAAGAAAATATGCTGGAATGAAGATTTTCATTCCAAG GTGGTTGAAGCTGCCAAACGCCTTCATCTAAAGGAACATACTGTCCTAGATGGATCTGGGAATGCTTTCAAATTAGCTGCACCAGTGGAATGCAAGGGCATTGTGGGTAGTGATGACAG GCATTATCTACTGGACTTGATGAGAGTAACTCCTCGTGATGCAAACTATACTAGACCTGGCTCGCGGTTTTGCATATTGAGACCAGAATTAATCACTGCCTTCTGTCAG GCCGAAGCTGTGGCAAGGTCGAAGAGTAGACCTAAATCTGAGGGAGGGGTTCAAGTGGCTGCTGATTCTACAGAAGTTGCTGGTGCTGATAAGCAAGTTAAATCTGAGGAAGCTGCAGTGCCCATCAACAATCAA GAGATAGCTAAAGAAGGGAAAGCTGACACTGTAGAAGAAAGTGCTCCTCCTCCTGCTGGAAGCTCTGAATCCCTTGAAGAAATACTTTTTAACCCTAATGTTTTTACTGAGTTCAAGTTGTCTGGGAATCCAGAG GAGATAGCAGTGGATGAGGAAAATGTGAAGAAAGTTAGTTCATATCTTGCAAATACTGTACTTCCAAAGTTCGTCCAAGATCTTTGCACACTTGAAGTCTCACCCATGGATGGACAGACTCTTACTGAAGCACTACACGCTCATGGAATTAATGTTCGCTACATGGGAAAG GTTGCTGAAGGGACAAAACACTTACCTCATCTATGGGATCTTTGTTCCAATGAGATCATTGTCAGGTCTGCAAAGCACCTCCTCAAG GATCTCCTCAGGGACACAGATGATAATCATTTAGGGCCAGCAATCTCTCATTTTTACAATTGTTTCTTCGGAAGTTGTCAAGCTGTTGGTTTGAAAGTTTCAACTAATAATTCACCTTCAAGAGCAACAAAGAAA GAACAAGCTAGCAATCATTCTTCAAGAAAATCCTCTAGGGGCCAAACAAGGTGGAAAGGAGCATCTGCAAGAAAGAACCAATCCTCATACATGAATGTTAGCTCAGAAACTCTATGGTCTGACCTTCAGGAACTTGCAAAGCTCAAATACGAG TTTGAGTTGCCAGAGGATGCGAGGTTACAAGTGAAGAAAGTCTCAGTTATACGTAACCTTTGCCAAAAG GTGGGCATCACCATTGCAGCTCGCAAATATGATCTCCATACTGCAATGCCTTTCCAAATGTCAGATATCTTGAATCTCCAACCTGTGGTGAAGCATTCAGTTCCTCTATGTTCAGAAGCCAAGGATCTTGTGGAAACAGGAAAAGTTCAACTGGCTGAG GGGATGCTTAGTGAAGCCTACACATTATTTTCTGAGGCATTTTCCATTCTTCAACAG gtgACTGGTCCAATGCATCGTGAGGTTGCTAACTGTTGTCG GTACCTGGCCATGGTTCTGTACCATGCTGGTGATATGGCTGGAGCAATCATCCAACAGCACAAGGAGTTGATCATAAATGAACGTTGCCTGGGATTAGACCACCCTGATACTGCCCACAG TTACGGAAACATGGCTCTCTTTTACCATGGACTGAACCAAACAGAACTTGCACTGCGGCACATGTCTCGTGCGCTGCTCTTATTGAGTTTGTCATCTGGCCCAGATCACCCTGATGTGGCTGCGACCTTCATAAATGTTGCAATGATGTATCAGGACATTGGAAAGATGAACACGGCTCTTCGCTATCTGCAAGAGGCCTTGAAAAAGAATGAGAGGCTTTTAGGAGAGGAGCATATTCAAACTGCTGTATGCTACCATGCTCTTGCAATCGCATTTAACTGTATGGGCGCATTCAAGCTATCACACCAG CATGAGAAGAAAACCTACGACATACTTGTCAAACAACTTGGTGAGGAGGACTCAAGGACACGAGATTCCCAAAACTGGATGAGCACATTTAAGGCACGAGAACTGCAG ATGAATGCGCAGAAGCAGAAAGGTCAGACATTGAATGCAACTTCTTCTCAAAAGGCGATAGATATATTGAAG GCTAATCCTGACCTGCTGCATGCATTccaagctgctgctgctgctggaggATCTGGATCTGGGAGCTCTAGCAGTTCCATTAACAAATCCCTTAATGCAGCAATAGTTGGTGAAGCCCTTCCACGAGGGAGGGGAGTAGATGAACGAGCTGCTCGTGCAGCAGCAGAAGCTAGGAAGAAAGCAGCTGCTAGGGGGCTCTTGATTCGCCCGCATGGTGTTCCTGTACAAGCTTTGCCACCATTCACTCAGCTCCTCAACATCATTAACTCAGGGGCGACTCCAGATTCCATCAACAACGATGAAGCAGGTGGAGTGAACAATGAAGCTAATGGACAGTCTTCTAATGACCCAGTAGATAaacaaaaagatcaaacatCAGGGAAAGATCAGGCTCCTATTGGGTTGGGCAAAGGCTTAAAATCATTAGATGCCAAGAAAGAGAAAGCAAAGGCCAAAGTTGCAGCTTGA
- the LOC7463867 gene encoding uncharacterized protein LOC7463867 has product MEIPVIDLSRYLEIADKLSTDPVILSGQVEEVGSWLSELCKEVSQILRETGALVVKDPRCTAEDNDKFIDMMEKYFERPREFKLLQERSHLHYQVGVTPEGVEVPRSLVDEEMQKKLKAMPKEFQPSTPSGPDPKWRYMWRVGPRPSNTRFKELNSEPVIPEGFPEWKDTMDSWGCKMISAIEAVAEMAAIGFGLSKDAFTSLMKQGPHLLAPTGSDLSCYGQEGTVFAGYHYDLNFLTIHGRSRFPGLNIWLRNGQKIEVKVPSGCLLIQTGKQIEWLTAGECMAGMHEVVVTNRTIDAIKLASQQNRSLWRVSSTLFAHIASDAMLKPLGHFVESPLASKYPLMCAGEFVEQELAVINLKGNKGES; this is encoded by the exons atggaGATACCGGTGATTGATCTCTCGAGATATTTAGAGATCGCTGATAAACTGAGCACTGATCCAGTTATTTTATCGGGTCAAGTCGAAGAAGTCGGGTCATGGCTCAGTGAATTGTGTAAAGAAGTGAGTCAGATCCTGAGAGAAACTGGAGCTTTGGTAGTTAAGGATCCGAGATGTACAGCGGAAGATAATGACAAGTTTATTGACATGATGGAGAAGTACTTTGAAAGACCTAGAGAGTTCAAGTTACTACAAGAAAGATCTCACTTGCATTATCAG GTTGGAGTGACACCTGAGGGAGTGGAAGTTCCAAGAAGCTTGGTTGATGAAGAGATGCAAAAGAAGTTAAAAGCAATGCCCAAAGAGTTCCAACCATCCACTCCTAGTGGACCGGATCCTAAATGGCGATACATGTGGAGAGTAGGTCCTCGGCCATCAAACACTCGCTTTAAG GAACTTAATTCAGAACCTGTAATACCTGAAGGTTTTCCTGAATGGAAAGACACTATGGACTCATGGGGTTGCAAAATGATCTCTGCAATAGAG GCTGTTGCTGAAATGGCAGCAATTGGTTTTGGTTTGTCCAAGGATGCATTTACTTCTCTTATGAAACag GGACCTCATCTGCTTGCTCCAACAGGGAGTGATCTCAGCTGTTATGGTCAGGAAGGCACTGTCTTTGCAGGGTATCATTATGACCTTAACTTTCTAACAATTCATGGCAGAAGTAGATTTCCCGGTCTAAACATTTGGCTAAGGAATGGGCAAAAAATTGAAGTGAAGGTTCCTTCAGGATGTCTTCTCATTCAGACAGGAAAGCAG ATAGAGTGGTTGACTGCAGGAGAATGCATGGCTGGCATGCATGAAGTTGTTGTCACAAACAGGACAATAGATGCAATCAAATTAGCATCACAGCAAAATCGCAGCCTTTGGAGAGTTTCATCAACA CTTTTTGCACACATAGCATCAGATGCCATGTTGAAGCCTTTAGGCCATTTTGTTGAATCTCCATTGGCCAGCAAATATCCACTAATGTGCGCCGGGGAGTTTGT